From a region of the Kwoniella mangroviensis CBS 8507 chromosome 1 map unlocalized Ctg01, whole genome shotgun sequence genome:
- a CDS encoding glucose-6-phosphate dehydrogenase, with amino-acid sequence MSEDNRKRSGSVAGSIPSMETSGDSLKDETVVVVLGASGDLAKKKTFPALFALFAQGLLPKDVHIVGYARTKMDEQDFYKRETQYIKGDESKIEEFKKISSYISGQYDGDEGFQELLKHLEKIEGDRKSKNRVFYMALPPSVFTTVAKGLKKNVYSESGINRIIVEKPFGKDLESCREMMSELKAQWAENETYRIDHYLGKEMVKNLLILRFGNVFLDAAFNKNFVSNVQITFKEPFGTEGRGGYFDEFGIIRDVCQNHLLQTLSILAMERPISFSAEDIRDEKVKVLRSIPPIVQKDVLLGQYVAEGDKPGYLDDETVPKGSVCPTFAAMTLWVNNPRWEGVPFIMKAGKALNESKVEIRVQFKDALQGIFTDIPRNELVMRIQPSEAVYLKMNAKLPGFATRAVPTELDLTYKKRFVDTNIPQAYEALILDAFKGDHSNFVRDDELDVAWKIFTPILHWIDGKDAPKPEPYPYGSRGPKQIDEFTSKYGYKRSPQEYSWPQTSASL; translated from the exons ATGTCTGAAGATAACAGGAAACGTTCTGGTTCCGTCGCCggatccatcccatccatgGAAACTTCAGGTGATTCCTTGAAGGATGAGACCGTCGTCGTCGTCCTGGGTGCAAGTGGTGACTtggccaagaagaagactttcCCCGCTCTCTTCGCCTTGTTCGCTCAAGGTTTACTCCCCAAGGACGTTCATATCGTCGGTTATGCTAGAACGA agatggatgaacAAGACTTCTACAAGAGGGAAACTCAATAtatcaaaggtgatgaatcgaagattgaagaattcAAGAAAATCTCTTCATACATCTCAGGTCAAtatgatggagatgagggattCCAAGAATTATTGAAACATCTTGAAAAGATAGAAGGTGATCGTAAATCCAAAAACCGTGTTTTCTACATGGCACTCCCTCCATCGGTATTCACAACAGTCGCCAAAGGGTTGAAAAAGAATGTCTACTCTGAAAGTGGTATCAACAGAATCATAGTTGAGAAACCATTCGGAAAAGATTTGGAGTCATGTAGAGAGATGATGTCAGAGTTGAAAGCTCAATGGGCAGAGAATGAAACTTACAGAATCGATCATTACTTGGGTAAAGAAATGGTAAAGAACCTTTTGATCCTGAGATTCGGTAATGTCTTCCTCGACGCTGCGTTCAACAAGAACTTTGTCAGTAATGTACAAATCACTTTCAAAGAGCCTTTTGGTACagagggaagaggtggtTATTTCGATGAGTTTGGTATTATCAGAGATGTCTGTCAGAACC ACCTTCTCCAAACCCTTTCTATCCTTGCTATGGAAAGAcccatctctttctcagcTGAAGACATCCGAGatgaaaag GTCAAAGTCCTCCGATCTATCCCTCCCATCGTCCAAAAAGACGTTCTGCTCGGTCAATACGTTGCTGAAGGAGACAAGCCTGGATATCTCGATGATGAGACTGTCCCTAAAGGTTCCGTCTGTCCCACTTTCGCAGCTATGACTCTTTGGGTAAACAACCCTAGATGGGAAGGTGTACCTTTCATTATGAAGgctggtaaag CGTTGAACGAATCAAAGGTGGAAATCCGAGTTCAATTTAAAGATGCTTTACAAGGTATCTTCACCGATATCCCAAGAAACGAATTAGTAATGAGGATCCAACCTTCCGAAGCTGTttacttgaagatgaacgCCAAGTTACCTGGATTCGCTACCAGAGCCGTACCAACCGAATTGGATTTGACTTACAAGAAGAGATTCGTCGATACCAACATCCCTCAAGCTTACGAggctttgatcttggatgCATTCAAGGGTGATCACTCGAACTTCGttagagatgatgaattggatgtaGCTTGGAAGATCTTCACTCCTATCCTCCACTGGATCGATGGTAAGG ACGCTCCTAAACCCGAACCTTACCCATACGGTTCAAGAGGTCCTAAGCAAATCGACGAATTCACCTCTAAATACGGATACAAGCGATCTCCTCAAGAATA CTCTTGGCCTCAAACCTCTGCTAGCTTATAA